Sequence from the Flavobacterium sp. J372 genome:
GTACACGCCCACTACAGTTACCGTACCGCCTCTGCGAACGGCATCAAAACAGCGCTCTAATGTTTTCATTGTTCCCATTTCACCCTGGATGATGTTCTTGGCACTTGTCCATATAGAGTGGTCAGCTTCCATACCCACGGCGTCCACACATACGTCAGCACCGTAACCTCCGGTCATGTTGCGTATGGCTTCAACCGCATCAACATCTTTACCGTTGATAGTTTCCACATTGGCAGCAAGTCGCGCTTTTTCGAGACGATAGTCAAGTATATCTACGCCTATTACACGGCCTGCACCGCGCAGCCATGCCGATTTCATTGCCATGATACCCACAGGGCCGCAACCCCAAACCACAACCGTTTCACCACCCTTTAGCTCAGCCCAGTCAATGGCGCTCCATCCGGTGGGGAATATATCTGTCAAAAATAGCACTTGCTCATCAGTAAGGCCACTGCTTATTTTACGCGGGCCGTAATCAGCATAAGGTACGCGAACATATTCTGCCTGGCCGCCGCTGTAGCCGCCATACAAATCAGTATAGCCAAACAGCGCAGCACCTTTACCGGTTAGCAGCGCACCTTCAGGGCCATAATTGTCGTTTGAATTTTCACAATGCGTCGGCAAATCCATGTTACAAAAATGGCATGAACCGCACGAGATAGGGAAGGGCACTACCACGCGGTCGCCTTTAACCAGGTTGCGCACATTACTGCCTACTTCTTCGACAATGCCCATGAACTCGTGGCCCATAATCATATTTTTTGCCTGTGGCAGGTAGCCGTTATAAATATGCAGGTCACTACCGCATATGGCAGTTGATGTAACCTTAAGTATTACATCTCTCTGGTCTTCAATAATAGGGTCGTCAACAGTTTCAACCCTCATGTCTTTTGGTTTGTGGAAAACTACTGCTTTCATAAGTTGGATGGTTTTTTATTAGTAATTATTATTCTCCGGTTTCGTCATGCGGTGCATCTACCGGCTTTGATTGCGGTGAGCCCTGCTGGCGCAGGTAAATTGATAGTGTAATTATTGCAAACACCGATAAAAATTCGCTTTGCCAGTTCTGGAATGATTCAAACCAAAAACGTGAGTCAGCTATATATTCTCCCGCTGTTTCCAGTGGTTTTCCCTTTAAAGCATTTTGCTCATTTTCATCGGCTAAACTTCCGTAGAAATGTATAATGAATGATACAATGAACAGTAACAGCAATGACAGCGTTAGTGAGTGCTTATACACAGCCAGCAGCCATCCGCCTTTTTTAACCGGCCACGGGGCATCTTCCACAGTAGGGTCGGGCTCACGGTCAGATTCGTCTGTCCCGTCAAATCTTTTCGACTCAGAAGAGCCTTTCTGCATCAGGAAGATGGTAAACCAGACAAACAATGCCATCTGGAAAAATTCGCTTTCCCAGTTTTCAAATGTTGCCTGTATGAAATGGCCCGTGGTTAAATAGTCAGTTAAAGACACGGCAGCGCCGCCATCTTCAACCTGTTCTTTATTATGCTCCTGAAGGCCAAAAGCTACCTGCCCGATAATTGATGCCAAAAACAATAACAGGAAAGTAATGGAAAGCCCATTATTCCGAAAAAATGCTTTCATGTGGTTAAGTTGTGTAAAATAAAACGGGGCGTTAAAGCCCCGTCTTCATTGATGCTGCCAATTACATCATCTCTTCTTCCGCATCTTCGTCAGCAGCATCAAAATTGATGGTGTTGTAAGCGGCGTCTGTAAGTGTAGTGTCAGCTTCTTTTTCTTCAGCAAGAGTCATTTCAAGAAGTTGTGCAGCTTCTTCTTCGCCAAGTGTTTTGGCAAAAGCTACCAATGTTCCGTATGTTGCAATCTCGTAGTGTTCAATTTTTTGTGAAGCGGCAATGATGCCTGCATCACGCACAGGGCCCGGCTCAGTACTTTCCATAATGTCCTGGCCTTCTTTAATAAGCCCGTCCATAGCCTCGCATTTTTTTGCAGTAGCTTTTTTGCCCGCAAGTTCAAATACTTTTTCGAGGCGTGCTACCTGCTCTTCAGTTACTGCAGTGTGCTCATCAATAGCCATTACAAGGCTTTCAGTTTCAGCATTCTTAGCCATTTTAGGTAAAGCTTTTAAAAGTGCTTTCTCTGCCCAGTAAATATCCTTAAGGCTGTCAATATAAAGTTCCCTTAGTCCTTCAGCTGCGGTAGATTTTGCTTTTACCTTTCCGCGGCTGTCAGTTTTTGATGCCGTAGATTTTGATGCTGTTGCCTTTTTTGCAGTGGTTTTTGATGCTGTAGATTTTGATGCTGCTGTAGATTTAGTTCCGGTACTTTTCTTAGCAGTTGATTTTGTTGCTGTTTTCATGATAATGTTGGATGTTTGTAATTATTATTTTGTAATGCTCTCTAACAAATTTAGAAGTAACTTAGAGCGAGAAATCCTAATAATATATTAAAAATCAGCCGATAACAAATGTTTAACGCTGATTGTAGGAAAACCTTTCGCAGGTATTTGCAAGATTTTACATTTTTGTTGCATAATTATGAAACAGGCTTTTAAACCAGTAGCTGATAACGACTCAAAAATCATTATTTTAGGCACAATGCCGGGAGAAAAATCTCTTGAGCTGCAACAATACTATGGCAATCGCGGCAATCATTTCTGGAAAATTATTTTTGAAGTATTAGGAGAAAGTTTTTCGGCTGATTATGCTGAACGTATAAACCTTTTGCATAAGTACAAAATAGCATTATGGGATGTATTGAAATATTGTGAACGGGAGGGAAGCCTTGACAGCAACATCAAAAATGAAGTGCCGAATGATTTTGAAGCTTTTTACGCAATGCATCCGCAGATTAAGCATGTGTTTTTTTCCAGTAAAAATGCCGCAGCTTACTATGATAGATATGTTGGAAGGAGGGACGGTATTATTTATGATGTACTTCCATCGCCAAGCGGCGCAAATGCATCTATGCGGTTTCAGGAAAAGCTTGTGGTCTGGAGGGAAAAAATTTTGCCGCTGGTAGATAGCAGCGGCAAAAAATCTTTAAATCCGTAATGGTTGGTTACGAAATAAAATAACGCTGCAACCTTTTCTGCCTGTAGCTCCTAAGGCGCGACTGCACCATTGTCCTGACCATTTTTTTCAAAACTGCTAAATTCATAGTGGCTGTATTTATTTACAAAGCAAAATTCAGTATAATAAAATTGAATTGTTTTAAAACTATATTAAAATTTCATAAATAGCGTTATCATGTAACTCAAGGATATATTCTGCTGTAAAATTTTATAATCTTTTTCACACTAAAATATAAATCGATACATTTACTGCATTTGATACATTGTTTACATTTGTAGGATGAAACATTTTCTTCTGCTTTTATTCTTTACACTGCCTGTTTGCTCACAGACAAAGACTTTTGTTGTAAGAGATAATGCTGTAATTTGGGAAAATGTTTTTGTTACCAGCGAAACTAACATTGCATCAATATTAGAAAAGCATCCGAGCCTTACTATTATATCAGATAAGAATAATATTTATAAAGGTATCGCCAGGAATGTAAAAAATTCATGTCCCGGTACATCTGAAGCATTTGTGGATGCCCGGTATGATTTTAATTTTGAAATAGAAAGGAGCGCGGGCATGTATCGCGTTACTATCTCCAATCTAAAAATCCTCCCTGCGTCAAAAAAACAATCTGTTACAGCAGAGAGTTTCTTTCTTGAGAAATGCGAGATTAAAAACACGTCACAAGGCCAAACTGACCTCCAGTGCCTTGATGCACTTTTCAACCGGATTTTTACAGCAACCAGCCTGCTAAAAAATAAGCCTTAACTTACGTAAGCTGAATAATTTCATAACAATTTACTTAACAATTGTTTAAGAAGTTTTAGTATCTTTACCTTAATGATCCCGGGATTATATCCTGTCAGTTTTATTAATGTCTGCATACTATTGGTAAAACTTGGTTTAACGTACTCAAGATACTAGCGGTAAACTTAAAAATTATAGGATATGAGAAATTTCAGTTTTATTTTTTCACTCTCAGCTTTTATAGTTACAATGTATTTCCTGATAACAGATTTCCCTACATTAGATAGTAGTGAAGGCATTATTTACCTGAGCATGGTTATTGTACTGTTATTAATATGCATTACAGGCGTAATCATAAACAGGCCTGCCCTGCCACGCAGGCCATACAGTATGCGCTAAACATTAACTGTATTTTATAATATAGCTGTTTTATTGTTGGCTAACTTTGGTTAATAACCAAAAAATTAAACGCTATGAGTAATAGAGATGATGCTAATAAGCCTCATGATAGTGAGGAGGCAAATAAAGAAGCGACAGAAAAAATGGCCCAAAATCATGATGAGCAGTATGCTAAATTCCAGCAGTCGCAAAACAAAAAAACAAAAAGTGAACAGCCGGATAACCAACACATGCTGGAAAACCAAAACAACATTCCAGATGATGCCCTGCCGGTAGAACAACAAAACCGCAACAGGTTTAAAGATGAGAAGGATGACGACTTTGGTGTAGAGCAATTATAAAAACAAAAAAATCCGCCCTTTCAGGCGGATTTTTTATTTATAAGTCAGGCTTTTATTTACCTGACATATTTTTCATTTCTTTTTCTACCATGTCATAGAACTGGTCAATCTTAGGCAGTACAAGTATCCTTGTCCTCCTGTTTGTTGAACGGCCTTCTGCAGTATCATTACCGGTAAGCGGCACATACTCACCACGGCCCGATGCTACAAGGCGGCTAGGCTCAATACCGAAATCATTTTGAAGTATGCGCACAATAGATGTAGCACGTTTCACGCTCAAATCCCAGTTGTCCTGAAGCACAGGGTTTTTGATAGGCACATTATCAGTATGTCCTTCAACCATACATTCAAACGTTGGTTTATCTTTTACAATTAGTGCTACTTTACCAAGTATTTCTTTAGCTCTGTCAGTCACCTGGTAGCTTCCGCTCTTAAACAGTAACTTATCGGCAAGCGATATATAAACCACACCTTTTTCAACACTTACATTGATGTCAGGGTCATTTACACCAACAGCTCTCTTAATACTGGTAACAAGTGCCAGTGTAACACTGTCTTTACGTGTAAGGGCATCCTGCAGCCTGTTTATCTTCAGGTCTTTTTCACGTAGGCTCTCAAGTGATTTTTCGATGTTCTCTGCACCTTTTGTAGAAAGCGTTGCAAAATTGTCTTTTGAAACTTTAAGGTCCTGGTTGGCAGTCCTTAGGTCTTCAATGCGCGAAGCCATAACTTCTTTTTCAGCAAGGCAGGTATTAAGCTTAATAGTTGCCGTGTTCAGCAAATCCTGGATTTCCTTGTTTTTGGCTTCAAGCTCTGCAATCTTCTTTTTGTGCCGCAAGACGTTAGCGTAAGCACCGCTAATGAAAGTGTTAAGATGGCTCTCTTCATAAGAATAACATTTTGAATTTTAACAAAATTAGTAATTAAAGTATATATAGTAACGCAATAGTCTTATAAACTATTGTTAAAACCGGAATCAAAAATCCTGCCACCTTTCAGAAAATACTTATAAACGATGCTGTTAGTCTTGTAGTAATTTTTGTATTTTTTTGATTTTCTTTTGTTTAGGAATTTGAACTGTAGCGAATAAAATGAAAAATGTGCTTTTAAAATTGCAAAGCAATGCGCAAATTTCCCTTGGAATATAAAGTGTATACCTGCAACACCATCTAAACACAGGCGCGCGAAGATGATTGGGAAGACCATTTCGCGGGGCAGGTTTTTAAGCATTGAAAGCAGCGAATTCCTGAAATTAAGGAATGTTTTTCTTGGATTTGTATTTTGCAGCGTAGCCCCGCCCACATGATAGATTACGGATTTGTAGCAGTACTTCGCCTTATAATTAAGGTTGAAAGCCCTCCAGCAAAGGTCTATCTCTTCCTGGTGGGCAAAAAAATCTTCATCAAAGCCGCCAAGTTCGCGGTACACATCTTTCCTTATGAATAAACATGCTCCGGACGCCCAGAAAATCTCGCTGTTGTCATCATACTGCCCGCGGTCTTCTTCCAGCGTGTTGAAAATGCGGCCCCGGCAAAACGGGTATCCAAGCCTGTCTATAAACCCGCCCGCAGCACCGGCATATTCAAAATAAGATTTGTTTTTGTAATCAAGTATCTTAGGCTGAATAATAGCCGTTTCAGTATCAGATTCAAATAGTTCTAAAACAGGGTTAAGCCAGCCTTCGGTAACTTCAACATCGCTGTTTACAAGCGCGTAAATATCTTCTTCAACTTCACGCAGGGCATCGTTATATCCTTTGGCATAACCGTAATTGCCTGTGTTTTGAATGATCTTTACCTGTGGGTAAGCGTCCCTGACAAATGCCATAGAGTCATCGGTTGAGGCATTATCTGCCACATATATTGTTGCTTCCTGTGAGTAGGCCGTAACCGATGGTAAAAACTTTTCCAGCAATCCCTTCCCGTTCCAGTTTAATATTACAACCGCTATGCTCATTTTGTGTATTCAGGTATATCGGGCAAAAACTGATATTGTTCCTGCTCATTGTCAATGCGGCAAAAGTAGTGATTAATGCCGTTGGTCACCATCATGTTCTGTGCCTTCAGCTGCATATTGTAGCGCGCAATCTGGTCAAAAGTATTTTGTGAAATTGTAACCTCCGGCGCCTTGCACTCTACAAGTAAAAAGATGCCTCCATCAGGCTGATATACAACCACATCATAGCGCTTAACTAAACCGTTCATCCTAATGATTTTTTCAACATTTACATGGCTTACAGGGTACTTTTTGTCAACGGTAAGAAAACGTACCACATGCTGTCGCACCCATTCTTCAGGCGTAAGGATGATAAACTTTTTACGCGTCTCACAAAAAATAGCAATTTTGTTTTCACTATTTTTGAAACGGAAAGTATAGTCAGGGAAGTTAAGCTTCTGCATCGGCGCAAATGTACTGCTTTTCGCTAACAGCACAAATCACGATAACAGGGTGGACGAGGTTATAAAGATTGTAAACGATATAAAAGCGGGCAATATAAAGCCCATTTATTTCCTGATGGGGGAAGAGCCCTATTATATTGATAAGCTCACGGAATATATTGAAGAAAATATACTTTCTGAAGATGAGAAAGGCTTCAACCAGATGGTGCTTTATGGTAAAGATGTATCTATAGAAGATGTCATCTCAAACGCTAAGCGCTACCCCATGATGGCCGATAAGCAAGTGGTAATCGTGAAGGAAGCACAGGAACTGTCGCGCACTATTGACAAACTGGAATATTACGCCGAAAACCCACAGCCTACCACAGTTTTGGTTTTTGCTTATAAATACAAAACCCTTGATAAACGTAAAAAAGTAACCAAAGTGCTTGAAAAGGCTGGAGTAGTGTTTGAAAGCAAAAAGCTGTATGAGAATCAGGTAGCCGACTGGATTAAGCGCATACTTGCCGGTAAGAAATATGGCATTGAACCAAAGGCCGCTGCTATGCTGGTGGAGTTTTTGGGTAACGACCTGAGTAAAGTGAATAATGAGCTTGAAAAGCTTACAATTATACTACCAGAAGGCAGCACCATCACACCAAAAGACATCGAGGAAAATATCGGTATCAGTAAAGATTACAATGTGTTTGAATTCCGGAAAGCCATAGGGGAGCGCGACCAGCTGAAGGCTTATCGTATAGCTGACTATTTTGCACAGAACCCCAAAGACAATCCGCTGGTTATGACAACAGGGCTTGTGTTTGGCTTTTTCTCACAGCTGCTGCAATACCACGGACTTAAAGATAAATCGCAGGCGAATGTGGGTAAAGCGTTGCGTATCAATCCCTATTTCGTGAAAGATTATGATATTGCCGCGCGAAATTACCCAATGAAAAAAGTGAGCGCCATTGTAGCTGCCCTGCGTGATGTTGACGTGAAAAGTAAAGGCGTTGGCGCCAACAATATACCTACGGCAGATTTGCTTAAAGAGATGCTGGTAAAGATTTTTAATTAAGCGGTATTATCACGATATTTGCAGCCTTCTTAAACAGACATGAACTAATGGGGATGAATAAAAACACAATACTTGGCTGGGCTACTTTTATAATGATAATAATGGGGCTGCTGCTGATAGGCCTGGGCGTTTACCGCTATGCCGATGTTGCCGGATGGGGATTTTCAGCCGTGGGCGTTGGCTTTTTTGCCATAGCATGGGTATTTAGCTCGCTTAAAGGGCGGGTTTAATTATATATGTTACTATTTTGCAGGCTTAGAAACCTGAAACTTTAAACTTGAAACAAAAACTACAAACTTATTAAGTATGTCAGACGATAAGAAAGTTATATTTTCAATGTCGCGGGTAAACAAAACTTACCAGGGCGGCAACAAACAGGTACTTAAAGACATCTACCTTAGTTTCTTTTACGGAGCAAAAATCGGTATACTCGGTTTAAATGGCTCGGGTAAATCTACACTATTAAAAATTATCGCAGGCGTAGATAAAAGCTACCAGGGTGATGTGGTTTTCTCGCCGGGCTATACCGTAGGTTACCTTGAGCAGGAGCCTCAGCTTGACGAAAACAAAACTGTTATTGAAATTGTTCGTGAAGGTGTGGCGGAAACAGTAGCGCTTCTTGAAGAATTCAATAAGATAAATGACAGTTTTGGTGACCCTGAAGTATATGAAGATGCCGATAAGATGCAGAAGCTGATGGACCGCCAGGGCGAGCTACAGGATAAAATTGACGCAGCGGGCGCATGGGAGCTTGACACTAAGCTTGAAATTGCGATGGATGCACTGCGCACTCCGGATGCCGACACACCTATTAAAGTACTTTCGGGTGGTGAGAAAAGGCGTGTGGCGCTTTGCCGATTACTACTGCAACAGCCAGACGTGTTACTTCTTGATGAACCTACCAACCACCTTGATGCAGAAAGCGTGCTTTGGCTCGAGCAGCACCTTGCGCAATATGCAGGTACGGTGATTGCCGTAACGCACGACCGCTATTTCCTTGACAATGTAGCCGGCTGGATACTGGAACTTGACAGGGGAGAGGGTATCCCATGGAAAGGGAACTACTCATCATGGCTTGACCAGAAATCTAAGCGTATGGAGCAGGAAGAGAAAGTGGCAAGCAAGCGCAGGAAAACCCTTGAGCGTGAGCTTGACTGGGTACGCCAGGGAGCGAAAGGCCGCCAGACTAAGCAGAAAGCGCGTTTACAAAACTACGACAGGTTATTGAACGAGGACCAGAAAGAGCTTGAAGAAAAACTGGAACTGTACATCCCGAACGGGCCGAGGCTTGGTACAAACGTAATTGAAGCACAGGGTGTAGCTAAAGCCTTTGGTGATAAATTATTATATGAAAACCTGAACTTTACACTGCCACAGGCGGGTATTGTAGGGATTATTGGGCCTAACGGTGCAGGTAAAACTACCATCTTCCGTATGATAATGGGCGAGGAACAGCCAGATAAGGGTGAGTTTAAAGTGGGTGAGACCGTGAAGATTGCATACGTTGACCAATCTCATGCCAATATTGACCCTGAGAAAACGATATGGGAAAACTTTGCTGACGGGCAGGAACTTATAATGATGGGTGGCCGCCAGGTAAATTCACGCGCTTACCTTAGCCGTTTCAATTTCAGCGGAAGTGACCAGAATAAAAAAGTAGGCACGCTCTCAGGCGGGGAGCGCAACAGGCTGCACCTTGCCATAACGTTGAAAGAAGAAGGTAACGTACTGCTTCTGGATGAGCCTACCAACGACCTTGATATTAACACGTTGCGTGCGCTTGAAGAAGGGTTGGAAAACTTTGCAGGCTGTGCGGTAATAATATCACACGACAGGTGGTTCCTTGACAGGGTTTGTACACACATCCTTGCCTTTGAAGGAAACTCTGAAGTGTATGCATTTGAAGGCAGTTTCTCTGAATACGAGGAAAACCGCCGTAAGCGCCTTGGCGGAGACCTTACACCGAAGCGTATCAAATACAAAAAGTTAGTTCGCAACTAAGAATAAAAAGCCCTTCAGAAATGAAGGGCTTTTTATTCTTAGTTTAATCTTATTTATTGTAGAATGTTAATTTTTATCATAAACTTGCAAAAAAAGCTCATGACGAAATTCTACACTTTCCTTTCACTTTTTTTTTATCACTTATGTTTGCGTTGCGCAACAACCATTTATAACTACATGGGAAGTGCAGGGGAATAGCCTCAACATTGATTTTCCAGTTGGTAATTGGACTGCGCCGCTTACAACTTATACGATAGATTTTGGTGACGGAACTGTAATTCCCAATCAAATAGGTACTGCCTTTCACACTTATAGCTCACCTGGTATATAT
This genomic interval carries:
- a CDS encoding zinc-dependent alcohol dehydrogenase, with the translated sequence MKAVVFHKPKDMRVETVDDPIIEDQRDVILKVTSTAICGSDLHIYNGYLPQAKNMIMGHEFMGIVEEVGSNVRNLVKGDRVVVPFPISCGSCHFCNMDLPTHCENSNDNYGPEGALLTGKGAALFGYTDLYGGYSGGQAEYVRVPYADYGPRKISSGLTDEQVLFLTDIFPTGWSAIDWAELKGGETVVVWGCGPVGIMAMKSAWLRGAGRVIGVDILDYRLEKARLAANVETINGKDVDAVEAIRNMTGGYGADVCVDAVGMEADHSIWTSAKNIIQGEMGTMKTLERCFDAVRRGGTVTVVGVYGTPFDNFPLHQWFDKGIKMRGGQAPVHNYIDHLIDLVQTGKVTLNDIITHNVPMADAAKMYDIFNNKEENCVKVVLKP
- a CDS encoding DUF6766 family protein, with product MKAFFRNNGLSITFLLLFLASIIGQVAFGLQEHNKEQVEDGGAAVSLTDYLTTGHFIQATFENWESEFFQMALFVWFTIFLMQKGSSESKRFDGTDESDREPDPTVEDAPWPVKKGGWLLAVYKHSLTLSLLLLFIVSFIIHFYGSLADENEQNALKGKPLETAGEYIADSRFWFESFQNWQSEFLSVFAIITLSIYLRQQGSPQSKPVDAPHDETGE
- a CDS encoding ferritin-like domain-containing protein produces the protein MKTATKSTAKKSTGTKSTAASKSTASKTTAKKATASKSTASKTDSRGKVKAKSTAAEGLRELYIDSLKDIYWAEKALLKALPKMAKNAETESLVMAIDEHTAVTEEQVARLEKVFELAGKKATAKKCEAMDGLIKEGQDIMESTEPGPVRDAGIIAASQKIEHYEIATYGTLVAFAKTLGEEEAAQLLEMTLAEEKEADTTLTDAAYNTINFDAADEDAEEEMM
- a CDS encoding DNA-deoxyinosine glycosylase, which gives rise to MKQAFKPVADNDSKIIILGTMPGEKSLELQQYYGNRGNHFWKIIFEVLGESFSADYAERINLLHKYKIALWDVLKYCEREGSLDSNIKNEVPNDFEAFYAMHPQIKHVFFSSKNAAAYYDRYVGRRDGIIYDVLPSPSGANASMRFQEKLVVWREKILPLVDSSGKKSLNP
- a CDS encoding glycosyltransferase family 2 protein — translated: MSIAVVILNWNGKGLLEKFLPSVTAYSQEATIYVADNASTDDSMAFVRDAYPQVKIIQNTGNYGYAKGYNDALREVEEDIYALVNSDVEVTEGWLNPVLELFESDTETAIIQPKILDYKNKSYFEYAGAAGGFIDRLGYPFCRGRIFNTLEEDRGQYDDNSEIFWASGACLFIRKDVYRELGGFDEDFFAHQEEIDLCWRAFNLNYKAKYCYKSVIYHVGGATLQNTNPRKTFLNFRNSLLSMLKNLPREMVFPIIFARLCLDGVAGIHFIFQGKFAHCFAILKAHFSFYSLQFKFLNKRKSKKYKNYYKTNSIVYKYFLKGGRIFDSGFNNSL
- a CDS encoding type I restriction enzyme HsdR N-terminal domain-containing protein, which encodes MQKLNFPDYTFRFKNSENKIAIFCETRKKFIILTPEEWVRQHVVRFLTVDKKYPVSHVNVEKIIRMNGLVKRYDVVVYQPDGGIFLLVECKAPEVTISQNTFDQIARYNMQLKAQNMMVTNGINHYFCRIDNEQEQYQFLPDIPEYTK
- the holA gene encoding DNA polymerase III subunit delta, which gives rise to MDEVIKIVNDIKAGNIKPIYFLMGEEPYYIDKLTEYIEENILSEDEKGFNQMVLYGKDVSIEDVISNAKRYPMMADKQVVIVKEAQELSRTIDKLEYYAENPQPTTVLVFAYKYKTLDKRKKVTKVLEKAGVVFESKKLYENQVADWIKRILAGKKYGIEPKAAAMLVEFLGNDLSKVNNELEKLTIILPEGSTITPKDIEENIGISKDYNVFEFRKAIGERDQLKAYRIADYFAQNPKDNPLVMTTGLVFGFFSQLLQYHGLKDKSQANVGKALRINPYFVKDYDIAARNYPMKKVSAIVAALRDVDVKSKGVGANNIPTADLLKEMLVKIFN
- a CDS encoding CAL67264 family membrane protein; the encoded protein is MGMNKNTILGWATFIMIIMGLLLIGLGVYRYADVAGWGFSAVGVGFFAIAWVFSSLKGRV
- the ettA gene encoding energy-dependent translational throttle protein EttA; this encodes MSDDKKVIFSMSRVNKTYQGGNKQVLKDIYLSFFYGAKIGILGLNGSGKSTLLKIIAGVDKSYQGDVVFSPGYTVGYLEQEPQLDENKTVIEIVREGVAETVALLEEFNKINDSFGDPEVYEDADKMQKLMDRQGELQDKIDAAGAWELDTKLEIAMDALRTPDADTPIKVLSGGEKRRVALCRLLLQQPDVLLLDEPTNHLDAESVLWLEQHLAQYAGTVIAVTHDRYFLDNVAGWILELDRGEGIPWKGNYSSWLDQKSKRMEQEEKVASKRRKTLERELDWVRQGAKGRQTKQKARLQNYDRLLNEDQKELEEKLELYIPNGPRLGTNVIEAQGVAKAFGDKLLYENLNFTLPQAGIVGIIGPNGAGKTTIFRMIMGEEQPDKGEFKVGETVKIAYVDQSHANIDPEKTIWENFADGQELIMMGGRQVNSRAYLSRFNFSGSDQNKKVGTLSGGERNRLHLAITLKEEGNVLLLDEPTNDLDINTLRALEEGLENFAGCAVIISHDRWFLDRVCTHILAFEGNSEVYAFEGSFSEYEENRRKRLGGDLTPKRIKYKKLVRN